From the genome of Streptomyces sp. V1I1, one region includes:
- a CDS encoding SCO1860 family LAETG-anchored protein: MNSNTFRMPAARRCAAVTAAAALVAGPVALAAPAHATGSGEGRASAVVLRTGLDVSLLSKTVDVPLKATLNEVQAPASAEKTALTVQLDGVDQGRPIQVLRADVATAKATVDKHRAEGYSNLVRARVHVPGLPLLSLIEVEKVTSKAVCEAGKQPVAESNVLGHVTVLGKKVTLSAKGTTRVDVPGVGEVTLDLSKTHTTSRTAAATALELKVSVNPAKLNVADVTGVVTLVEAKCESPKAAANATAPDTQEPSDDTQEPSDKSGEGVQAQSGENPAGENPAGENLAETGGSATTTYIAGGAAMMLALGGGALLLVRARARR; this comes from the coding sequence TTGAACAGCAACACCTTCCGCATGCCCGCCGCACGCCGCTGCGCCGCCGTCACGGCCGCCGCCGCGCTGGTCGCCGGCCCCGTGGCCCTCGCCGCCCCGGCGCACGCCACCGGGAGCGGCGAGGGTCGGGCGAGTGCGGTCGTGCTCCGTACCGGTCTCGATGTTTCCCTGCTCAGCAAGACCGTCGACGTCCCGCTCAAGGCCACGCTCAACGAGGTGCAGGCCCCGGCGAGTGCCGAGAAGACCGCGCTGACCGTGCAGTTGGACGGGGTCGACCAGGGCAGGCCCATCCAGGTGCTGCGCGCGGACGTGGCCACCGCGAAGGCGACCGTCGACAAGCACAGGGCCGAGGGGTACTCCAACCTCGTGCGCGCCCGGGTGCACGTGCCCGGGCTGCCGCTGCTCTCCCTGATCGAGGTCGAGAAGGTCACGTCGAAGGCCGTCTGCGAGGCGGGCAAGCAGCCGGTCGCCGAGTCGAATGTGCTCGGCCATGTGACCGTGCTCGGCAAGAAGGTCACGCTTTCCGCCAAGGGCACCACCCGGGTCGATGTGCCCGGCGTCGGCGAGGTGACGCTCGATCTGTCGAAGACGCACACCACGTCCCGTACGGCCGCCGCCACCGCGCTGGAGCTCAAGGTCTCGGTCAACCCTGCCAAGCTGAACGTCGCCGACGTGACCGGCGTGGTCACCCTCGTCGAGGCGAAGTGCGAGTCGCCCAAGGCCGCCGCCAACGCCACCGCCCCCGACACGCAGGAGCCGTCGGACGACACGCAGGAGCCGTCCGACAAGTCGGGCGAAGGCGTGCAGGCCCAGTCCGGTGAGAACCCCGCCGGGGAGAACCCCGCCGGGGAGAACCTCGCGGAGACCGGCGGCAGCGCCACGACGACGTACATCGCGGGCGGGGCGGCCATGATGCTCGCGCTCGGGGGAGGCGCGCTGCTGCTGGTCCGCGCCCGCGCCCGCCGCTGA
- the cobC gene encoding Rv2231c family pyridoxal phosphate-dependent protein CobC, whose translation MRTHTDAHDLRHHGDAEVRDADLTDLAVNVRTGTPPAWLRERIAGSLTGLAAYPDGRAARAAVARRHGLPVERVLLTAGAAEAFVLLARALTVRHPLVVHPQFTEPEAALRDAGHEVARLLLREQNGFRLDPAAVPDAADLVMIGNPTNPTSVLHPAADIAELARPGRLLVVDEAFMDAVPDEPEALAGRTDVPGLVVLRSLTKTWGLAGLRIGYVLAEPETIEALERAQPLWPVSTPALAAAEACMEPAALKEAEQAAHLMATERAHLLAGLAEFEEVRVVAAAEAPFVLVHVRRGAEVRKRLRGLGFAARRGDTFPGLGPGWLRLAVRDRVTTNRFLQALDQALTMVGD comes from the coding sequence ATGCGCACTCACACTGACGCACACGACCTGCGGCACCACGGTGACGCGGAGGTGCGCGACGCCGATCTGACGGACCTCGCGGTCAATGTCCGCACCGGGACTCCCCCGGCCTGGCTCCGTGAGCGCATCGCCGGCTCGCTGACCGGCCTTGCCGCCTATCCGGACGGGCGGGCGGCGCGGGCGGCGGTCGCGCGGCGGCACGGTCTGCCGGTGGAGCGGGTGCTGCTGACGGCGGGGGCCGCCGAGGCGTTCGTCCTGCTCGCCCGTGCACTGACGGTACGTCACCCACTGGTGGTGCACCCGCAGTTCACGGAGCCGGAGGCGGCGCTTCGGGACGCGGGGCACGAGGTGGCGCGGCTGCTGCTGCGGGAGCAGAACGGCTTCCGGCTCGACCCGGCTGCCGTGCCCGACGCGGCGGACCTGGTGATGATCGGCAATCCGACCAACCCCACGTCCGTACTGCATCCGGCAGCCGACATCGCCGAACTGGCCCGCCCCGGACGGCTGCTGGTGGTGGACGAGGCCTTCATGGACGCGGTGCCGGACGAGCCCGAGGCGCTGGCGGGCCGGACCGATGTACCGGGCCTTGTGGTGCTGCGCAGCCTGACGAAGACCTGGGGGCTGGCGGGCCTGCGTATCGGCTATGTGCTGGCCGAGCCGGAGACCATCGAGGCACTGGAGCGGGCTCAGCCGCTGTGGCCGGTGTCGACGCCCGCGCTGGCGGCGGCCGAGGCGTGCATGGAGCCCGCCGCGCTCAAGGAGGCCGAGCAGGCCGCCCATTTGATGGCGACAGAGCGGGCCCATCTGCTGGCGGGGCTGGCGGAGTTCGAGGAGGTACGGGTGGTGGCGGCGGCCGAGGCCCCGTTCGTGCTCGTACACGTCCGGCGAGGCGCCGAGGTGCGGAAGCGGCTGCGCGGTCTGGGCTTCGCGGCCCGCCGCGGCGACACATTCCCGGGCCTCGGCCCGGGCTGGCTGCGGCTGGCGGTACGCGACCGGGTGACGACCAACCGCTTTCTGCAGGCGCTCGACCAGGCGCTGACGATGGTGGGGGACTAG
- a CDS encoding sirohydrochlorin chelatase produces the protein MTTPPALLIAGHGTRDEAGAEAFRDFVRELGRRHPELPVGGGFIELSPPPLGEAVAELVERGVQRFAAVPLMLVSAGHAKGDIPAALARERERHPGISYTYGRPLGPHPSLLRVLERRLDEALGSVSRTPADRADVTVLLVGRGSTDPDANAEVHKAARLLWEGRGYAGVETAFVSLAAPDVPSGLDRCVKLGARRIVVLPYFLFTGILPDRVLQQTQGWAEAHPEVEVVSADVIGPTEELLDLVMERYREAVAGDIRMNCDTCVYRIAMPGFEDKVGLPQQPHFHPDDDGHHHGHGHGSAHHHHGSHAHSH, from the coding sequence GTGACCACCCCGCCCGCACTGCTCATCGCCGGCCACGGCACCCGTGACGAAGCCGGGGCCGAGGCCTTCCGGGACTTCGTACGGGAGCTGGGGCGGCGCCATCCCGAACTCCCCGTCGGGGGCGGCTTCATCGAACTGTCCCCGCCGCCCCTCGGCGAAGCCGTCGCCGAGCTGGTGGAGCGCGGTGTGCAGCGCTTCGCCGCGGTGCCGCTGATGCTGGTGTCCGCCGGGCACGCCAAGGGCGACATCCCGGCCGCGCTGGCCCGCGAGCGGGAGCGGCACCCCGGGATCTCGTACACCTATGGCCGTCCCCTCGGCCCGCATCCCTCGCTGCTGCGCGTCCTGGAGCGGCGGCTCGACGAAGCACTGGGCTCCGTCTCCCGTACGCCCGCGGACCGCGCCGATGTGACCGTGCTGCTGGTGGGCCGCGGTTCGACCGACCCGGACGCCAACGCCGAGGTGCACAAGGCGGCCCGGCTCCTGTGGGAGGGGCGTGGATACGCGGGCGTGGAGACGGCGTTCGTGTCGCTCGCCGCGCCCGATGTGCCGAGCGGTCTGGACCGGTGCGTAAAGCTGGGGGCGCGCCGGATCGTGGTGCTGCCGTACTTCCTGTTCACCGGGATCCTGCCGGACCGGGTGCTCCAGCAGACGCAGGGCTGGGCGGAGGCGCACCCCGAGGTGGAGGTCGTGTCGGCCGATGTGATCGGTCCGACCGAGGAGTTGCTCGACCTGGTGATGGAGCGCTACCGGGAGGCCGTCGCGGGCGACATCCGGATGAACTGCGACACCTGCGTGTACCGGATCGCGATGCCGGGCTTCGAGGACAAGGTGGGCCTTCCGCAGCAGCCGCACTTCCACCCGGACGACGACGGGCACCACCACGGTCACGGGCACGGAAGCGCCCATCACCACCACGGCAGCCATGCGCACTCACACTGA
- the cobJ gene encoding precorrin-3B C(17)-methyltransferase, translating to MIGLISATAAGAAARDRLAAAWPGRTKVYEGPVRESVERAFAECEQLVCFLATGAVVRIVAPLLAGKSADPGVVCVDEGQRYAVSLLGGHGGGANALAAAVGDVLGAEPVVTTATDAAGIPGLDTLGWPVEGAVASVTRAVLDGDPVALRADAVWPLPPLPGNVAPGGEGAAAALHVTDRVVETGPHDAVLRPPSLVVGVGASKGAPVEEILSLVGTALSEAGLSVRCVAELATVDAKADEPGIVGAAQRLGVPLVTHAAERLAKIAVPNPSGAPLAAVGTPSVAEAAALAGGGELLVPKRKSNPADRAAMATCAVVRRAPRGRLAVVGLGPGARDLVTPRATEELRRASVLVGLDQYVDQIRDLLRPGTRVIESGLGAEEERARTAVAEARAGHAVALIGSGDAGVYAMASPALAEASDDIDVVGVPGVTAALAAAAILGAPLGHDHVSISLSDLHTPWEVIERRVRAAAEADIIVTFYNPRSRGRDWQLPKALSILAEHREPQTPVGVVRNASRPDESSRLTTLAGLDPATVDMMTVVTVGNTATREIAGRMVTPRGYRWQS from the coding sequence GTGATCGGCCTGATCTCAGCGACAGCGGCGGGCGCGGCCGCCCGTGACCGGCTTGCGGCGGCGTGGCCCGGCCGCACGAAGGTGTACGAAGGGCCGGTGCGCGAGAGCGTCGAGCGGGCCTTCGCGGAGTGCGAACAGCTGGTGTGCTTCCTGGCGACGGGCGCGGTCGTACGGATCGTCGCCCCGCTGTTGGCGGGCAAGTCCGCCGACCCGGGCGTGGTGTGTGTGGACGAGGGGCAGCGGTACGCGGTGTCCCTGCTGGGCGGCCACGGTGGCGGCGCGAATGCCTTGGCAGCGGCAGTGGGTGACGTTCTCGGTGCGGAGCCGGTCGTCACGACGGCGACGGACGCCGCCGGGATCCCGGGCCTGGACACGCTGGGCTGGCCGGTCGAGGGCGCGGTCGCGTCCGTGACGCGGGCGGTGCTCGACGGCGACCCGGTGGCTCTGCGGGCGGACGCGGTGTGGCCGCTGCCGCCGCTGCCGGGGAATGTGGCGCCGGGGGGCGAGGGCGCTGCCGCCGCTCTTCATGTCACGGACCGGGTCGTCGAAACCGGCCCGCACGACGCGGTGTTGCGGCCGCCGTCGCTGGTCGTCGGGGTCGGTGCGTCCAAGGGCGCTCCCGTCGAGGAGATCCTCTCGCTGGTCGGGACGGCGCTGAGCGAGGCGGGGCTGTCGGTTCGATGCGTCGCGGAGCTGGCGACCGTCGACGCGAAGGCGGACGAGCCCGGCATCGTCGGGGCCGCTCAACGGCTCGGGGTGCCCCTGGTGACGCATGCCGCCGAGCGGCTCGCCAAGATCGCCGTGCCGAACCCGTCCGGCGCGCCGCTCGCCGCGGTGGGCACGCCGTCCGTCGCCGAGGCCGCGGCGCTCGCGGGCGGCGGCGAACTCCTCGTCCCGAAGCGGAAGTCGAACCCCGCCGACCGGGCCGCGATGGCGACCTGCGCGGTCGTGCGCAGGGCGCCGCGCGGGCGGCTCGCCGTGGTCGGGCTCGGGCCCGGGGCCCGCGATCTGGTCACCCCTCGCGCCACGGAGGAGCTGCGGCGCGCGTCCGTACTGGTCGGGCTCGATCAGTACGTCGACCAGATCCGCGACCTGCTCAGGCCCGGCACCCGGGTCATCGAGTCCGGCCTCGGTGCGGAGGAGGAGCGGGCCCGTACGGCTGTCGCCGAGGCCCGCGCCGGGCATGCGGTCGCGCTGATCGGCAGCGGTGACGCGGGCGTGTACGCGATGGCCTCCCCCGCGCTCGCCGAGGCGTCCGACGACATCGACGTGGTGGGCGTGCCGGGCGTGACCGCGGCGCTGGCCGCAGCCGCGATCCTGGGCGCGCCGCTGGGGCACGACCATGTCTCGATCAGCCTGTCGGATCTGCACACGCCGTGGGAGGTCATCGAACGCCGGGTGCGGGCCGCCGCGGAGGCGGACATCATCGTGACCTTCTACAACCCGCGGAGCCGCGGCCGCGACTGGCAGCTCCCGAAGGCGCTGTCCATCCTTGCCGAACACCGGGAGCCGCAGACGCCGGTGGGTGTCGTACGCAACGCGTCCCGGCCGGACGAATCCAGCCGCCTCACGACACTCGCCGGACTGGATCCGGCGACGGTGGACATGATGACCGTCGTGACGGTCGGCAACACGGCCACGCGCGAGATCGCGGGCCGAATGGTGACCCCGCGCGGCTACCGGTGGCAGTCATGA
- the cobM gene encoding precorrin-4 C(11)-methyltransferase: MADAATHGKVTFVGAGPGAADLLTFRAARAIADADIVIWAASLVQADVLDHAREGAEILDSAAMSLEDVVAVYERARDEDLKVARIHSGDPALWGGTQEQLDRCVELGLAVEIVPGVSSFSAVAAIAQRELTIPEVAQSVILTRLGGGKTPMPPGEEVREFARHGTTMALFLSAARSGQLTQELLEGGYPTSTPVIVAYQATWPEELILRCTIGTLEETVKEHKLWKHTLFLVGPALAASGTRSHLYHPGHFHGFRKADPAARKALRAQGANEGAIEGATQK, translated from the coding sequence ATGGCCGATGCCGCCACCCACGGCAAGGTGACCTTCGTCGGCGCCGGCCCGGGCGCCGCCGATCTGCTGACGTTCCGGGCCGCGCGGGCCATCGCCGACGCCGACATCGTCATCTGGGCGGCGAGCCTGGTGCAGGCGGACGTTCTCGACCACGCTCGCGAGGGCGCCGAGATCCTCGACTCGGCGGCGATGTCGCTCGAGGACGTCGTCGCGGTGTACGAGCGGGCCCGCGACGAGGATCTGAAAGTGGCCCGCATCCACTCCGGCGACCCCGCCCTGTGGGGCGGCACACAGGAACAGCTCGACCGGTGCGTGGAGCTGGGACTCGCCGTCGAGATCGTGCCGGGCGTCTCGTCGTTCTCGGCGGTCGCGGCGATCGCGCAGCGCGAGCTGACGATCCCGGAGGTGGCGCAGTCCGTGATCCTGACCCGGCTCGGCGGCGGCAAGACGCCGATGCCGCCGGGCGAGGAGGTACGGGAGTTCGCGCGGCACGGCACGACGATGGCGCTGTTCCTGTCGGCGGCACGCTCGGGCCAGTTGACGCAGGAGCTGCTTGAGGGCGGCTATCCGACCAGTACGCCGGTAATCGTGGCGTACCAGGCGACCTGGCCGGAGGAGCTGATCCTGCGCTGCACGATCGGCACGCTGGAGGAGACCGTCAAGGAGCACAAGCTCTGGAAGCACACGCTGTTCCTGGTGGGGCCGGCGCTGGCGGCTTCCGGGACGCGTTCGCACCTCTACCACCCGGGGCACTTCCACGGCTTCCGGAAGGCCGACCCGGCCGCCCGCAAGGCGCTGCGCGCACAGGGCGCGAACGAAGGAGCAATCGAAGGAGCGACGCAGAAGTGA
- a CDS encoding ZIP family metal transporter, with the protein MAVFVALGAFLMTLFGGWTAGRVTDRRHLVLGLAGGLMLGVVGLDLLPEALRAAGNEVFGVPQALLLFVGGFLAAHLVERLLAVRQAAHGADERVPQVGLTAAAAMVGHSLMDGIAIGAAFQVGEGMGATVALAVITHDFADGFNTYTITSLYGNSRGRAVAMLVADALAPVVGAASTLLFTLPVEFLGSYLGFFGGALLYLAAAEILPEAHHSHPARSTLLCTAGGVGFIWLVVGLAE; encoded by the coding sequence ATGGCGGTGTTCGTCGCGCTCGGCGCGTTCCTGATGACGCTGTTCGGCGGCTGGACGGCTGGGCGCGTCACTGACCGCCGCCACCTCGTGCTGGGCCTGGCCGGCGGGCTGATGCTCGGTGTGGTCGGCCTGGACCTGTTGCCCGAGGCACTTAGGGCGGCGGGCAACGAGGTGTTCGGAGTGCCGCAGGCACTGCTGCTGTTCGTCGGCGGCTTCCTCGCCGCGCACCTGGTGGAACGGCTGCTGGCCGTCCGTCAGGCCGCACACGGCGCGGATGAGCGCGTCCCGCAGGTGGGTCTGACGGCGGCCGCGGCGATGGTCGGCCACAGCCTGATGGACGGCATCGCGATCGGCGCGGCCTTCCAGGTGGGCGAGGGCATGGGCGCGACCGTGGCGCTCGCCGTCATCACCCACGACTTCGCCGACGGCTTCAACACGTACACGATCACCAGCCTGTACGGGAACTCCCGCGGCAGGGCGGTCGCGATGCTCGTCGCCGACGCGCTCGCCCCCGTCGTCGGCGCCGCGTCCACTCTGCTGTTCACGCTGCCGGTCGAATTCCTCGGCAGCTATCTCGGGTTCTTCGGTGGTGCCCTGCTCTATCTCGCCGCGGCCGAGATCCTCCCCGAGGCGCACCACTCCCACCCCGCCCGCTCCACCCTGCTCTGCACGGCCGGGGGAGTGGGCTTCATCTGGCTGGTGGTGGGCCTCGCCGAGTGA
- the cobI gene encoding precorrin-2 C(20)-methyltransferase: protein MSRLIGVGVGPGDPELVTVKGVRALQEADVVVVPVMAASDGKDGGEPGRAESTVLHYVDADKVVRVVFALNERSDRARREAAWDAAGESVAALLRDRGTVAFATIGDPNVYSTFTYLAETIGGLVPDVVVETVPGITAMQDLAARSGAVLTEGTEPLTLVPVTAGAAVLKDALEGPGTVVAYKFGRLAAEVATALRETGRTEGAVWGSALGLPEESIRPAAELAEGPLPYLSTLIAPAPRGGGRGGKL, encoded by the coding sequence ATGAGCAGGTTGATCGGGGTCGGAGTGGGGCCCGGTGACCCGGAGTTGGTGACCGTGAAGGGCGTGCGCGCCCTTCAGGAGGCCGATGTCGTCGTCGTGCCCGTGATGGCCGCATCCGACGGAAAAGACGGCGGCGAGCCGGGACGCGCCGAGTCGACCGTCCTGCACTACGTCGACGCCGACAAGGTCGTACGGGTCGTCTTCGCGCTCAACGAGCGCAGCGACCGCGCCCGGCGCGAGGCCGCCTGGGACGCCGCAGGCGAGTCCGTCGCCGCGCTGCTGCGCGACCGCGGCACCGTCGCCTTCGCGACCATCGGCGACCCCAACGTGTACTCCACGTTCACCTACCTCGCCGAGACCATCGGTGGACTCGTGCCGGACGTCGTCGTCGAGACCGTGCCCGGCATCACCGCGATGCAGGATCTCGCGGCCCGCAGCGGCGCGGTCCTCACCGAGGGCACCGAGCCGCTGACCCTGGTGCCGGTGACCGCGGGGGCCGCCGTGCTCAAGGACGCTCTGGAGGGGCCCGGAACGGTCGTCGCCTACAAGTTCGGGCGGCTCGCGGCGGAGGTGGCGACCGCGCTGCGGGAGACGGGGCGTACCGAGGGCGCGGTGTGGGGGTCGGCGCTCGGGCTTCCCGAGGAGTCGATCCGGCCGGCGGCGGAGCTGGCCGAGGGCCCGTTGCCGTATCTGTCGACGCTGATCGCGCCCGCGCCGCGCGGCGGCGGCCGCGGGGGCAAGCTGTGA
- a CDS encoding cobyrinate a,c-diamide synthase → MVARLVIAAPSSGSGKTTVATGLMAAFVATGLSVSPHKVGPDYIDPGYHSLATGRPGRNLDAYLCGTELMAPLFAHGAAGCDLAVVEGVMGLYDGAAGAGELASTAQVAKLLRAPVVLVVDASSQSRSVAALVHGFASWDPQVRIGGVILNKVGSDRHEELLREALDESGAPVLGVLRRVDAVGTPSRHLGLVPVAERRADAVEAVRAMGEQVRAGCDLEALLALARSAPAVPDAAWDTGVACGAVPHPALSRNRGLRPQGPGRSPGEQGRRRPLVAVAGGPAFTFSYAEHTELLTAAGADIVTFDPLRDEQLPDGTSGLVIGGGFPEVYAPELSANEPLRKAVAELAHCGAPVAAECAGLLYLARSLDGQPMCGVLDAEARMADRLTLGYREAVAVSDSALAAAGTRMRGHEFHRTVVEPAAGAAPAWGMHRPERRVEGFVQQGVHASYLHTHWASEPGTARRFVERCTR, encoded by the coding sequence GTGGTAGCACGTCTCGTGATCGCCGCGCCGTCGTCCGGCAGCGGCAAGACCACCGTCGCGACGGGCCTGATGGCGGCCTTCGTCGCGACGGGGCTTTCCGTGTCCCCGCACAAGGTCGGCCCGGACTACATCGACCCGGGCTACCACTCCCTCGCGACGGGCCGCCCGGGGCGGAACCTGGACGCGTATCTGTGCGGTACGGAGCTGATGGCACCGCTGTTCGCGCACGGCGCGGCGGGGTGCGACCTGGCGGTCGTCGAGGGCGTGATGGGACTGTACGACGGTGCGGCGGGGGCAGGTGAACTGGCGTCCACGGCACAGGTGGCGAAGCTGCTGCGGGCGCCGGTGGTGCTGGTGGTGGACGCGTCGTCGCAGTCGCGGTCGGTGGCGGCGCTGGTGCACGGGTTCGCGTCGTGGGATCCGCAGGTGCGGATCGGGGGCGTGATCCTGAACAAGGTCGGGTCGGACCGGCATGAGGAGTTGCTGCGGGAGGCGCTGGACGAGTCGGGCGCACCGGTGCTGGGGGTGCTGCGGCGGGTGGACGCGGTGGGGACGCCCAGCCGCCACCTCGGGCTGGTGCCGGTCGCCGAGCGGCGGGCGGATGCGGTTGAAGCGGTGCGGGCGATGGGGGAGCAGGTGCGGGCGGGGTGCGACTTGGAGGCCCTGCTCGCGCTGGCGCGCAGCGCGCCCGCAGTGCCGGACGCGGCGTGGGACACGGGGGTGGCCTGCGGCGCTGTTCCCCACCCCGCCCTTTCCCGTAACCGGGGGCTCCGCCCCCAGGGTCCGGGGCGGAGCCCCGGGGAACAAGGCCGCCGCCGGCCGCTCGTCGCCGTCGCCGGTGGGCCCGCCTTCACCTTCTCCTACGCCGAGCACACCGAACTCCTCACCGCCGCCGGCGCCGACATCGTCACCTTCGACCCCCTCCGGGACGAGCAACTGCCCGACGGGACAAGCGGACTGGTCATCGGCGGCGGATTCCCCGAGGTGTACGCCCCCGAGCTGTCCGCCAACGAACCGCTCCGCAAGGCCGTCGCCGAGCTTGCGCACTGCGGCGCGCCCGTCGCCGCCGAGTGCGCCGGGCTGCTGTATCTCGCGCGGTCGCTGGACGGGCAGCCGATGTGCGGGGTGCTGGACGCCGAGGCGCGGATGGCGGACCGGCTGACGCTCGGCTACCGCGAGGCCGTCGCAGTGAGCGACAGCGCGCTCGCCGCGGCCGGGACGCGGATGCGCGGGCACGAGTTCCACCGGACCGTCGTCGAGCCTGCCGCAGGAGCCGCCCCCGCCTGGGGGATGCACCGGCCCGAGCGCCGCGTCGAGGGGTTCGTACAGCAGGGCGTGCATGCGAGCTATCTGCATACGCACTGGGCTTCCGAGCCCGGCACTGCCCGCCGATTCGTTGAAAGGTGTACGCGATGA
- the cobO gene encoding cob(I)yrinic acid a,c-diamide adenosyltransferase, whose product MPQGQPAVVPDDGLTTRQRRNRPLVVVHTGIGKGKSTAAFGLALRAWNQGWPIGVFQFVKSAKWKVGEENALKVLGASGEGGPVAWHKMGEGWSWVQRDRQLNNEEAAREGWEQVKRDLAAQTYQLYVLDEFAYPMHWGWVDTAEVIDVLRNRPGSQHVVITGRNAPAELVDFADLVTDMSKVKHPMDAGQKGQRGIEW is encoded by the coding sequence ATGCCACAGGGACAGCCGGCCGTCGTGCCGGACGACGGACTCACGACGCGTCAGCGCCGTAACCGCCCACTCGTCGTCGTGCATACGGGCATCGGCAAAGGGAAGTCGACGGCCGCGTTCGGGCTCGCGCTGCGCGCCTGGAACCAGGGGTGGCCGATCGGGGTTTTCCAGTTCGTGAAGTCCGCGAAGTGGAAGGTCGGCGAGGAGAACGCGCTGAAGGTCCTCGGCGCCTCCGGCGAGGGCGGCCCGGTCGCCTGGCACAAGATGGGCGAGGGCTGGTCGTGGGTCCAGCGCGACAGGCAGCTCAACAACGAGGAGGCGGCGCGCGAGGGCTGGGAGCAGGTCAAGCGCGACCTGGCGGCCCAGACGTACCAGCTGTATGTGCTGGACGAGTTCGCGTATCCCATGCACTGGGGGTGGGTGGACACGGCCGAGGTGATCGACGTACTGCGGAACCGGCCCGGCAGCCAGCATGTGGTCATCACCGGCCGCAACGCTCCGGCGGAGCTCGTCGACTTCGCCGATCTGGTGACCGACATGTCGAAGGTGAAGCACCCGATGGACGCCGGTCAGAAGGGGCAGCGGGGCATCGAGTGGTAG